A stretch of DNA from Vidua macroura isolate BioBank_ID:100142 chromosome 12, ASM2450914v1, whole genome shotgun sequence:
ctttttttctttcacaggctGTGTATTCCCGTGTGGCACGCATCTGCAAAAATGACATGGGAGGCTCCCAAAGGGTCCTGGAGAAGCACTGGACATCCTTTCTGAAAGCTCGGCTCAACTGCTCAGTTCCTGGGGATTCATTCTTCTACTTTGATGTTCTGCAGTCTATCACAGACATAATAGAAATCAATGGAGTGCCCACCGTTGTGGGTGTATTCACCACACAGCTCAACAGGTAAGAGATGAGCAACCTTTCATCAAAGGCAGGTCTCAGGTTCTCTCTTACACTGAGATTGGTGCCATTGTAATCTGAGTTCTTGAAACTGTTTTTTGAATTTTACAGCATCCCTGGTTCAGCAGTGTGTGCTTTTAGCATGGATGACATTGAGAAAGTCTTCAAAGGGAGATTTAAAGAACAAAAGACTCCTGACTCTGTTTGGACAGCTGTACCTGAAGACAAAGTACCAAAGCCAAGGTAAAAGGTTCTTTCTCGTGATGTCATAACATTGTCCCTGTAAAGAGCTACCTTAAATCAGCTGCACTCTTGAGTGCCTTGCTGGGTAAAACCCAAAGCAGAGCTTGATGCTTCAGCCATAAGGATGCTCATTAACCGGCTGCCTTCTCTCATTAACTAAAATATCAAGAGGAAAACAATATTGTTCTCATTCCAGACCTGGCTGCTGTGCAAAACATGGCCTAGCAGAGGCTTACAAAACCTCCATTGATTTCCCAGACGAAACGCTCTCCTTCATCAAATCTCATCCGTTGATGGACTCAGCTGTTCCCTCAGTCACTGAGGAGCCCTGGTTTACCAAAACACGTGTCAGGTATGACAGTTCAAAAGTAACAcctgtgaaaaggaaaacaggacaACTTGCTGTTAATGATGTGCCTTCTGGTCTTGCTAGATACAGATTGACAGCAATTGCTGTAGACCACGCTGCTGGACCATACCAGAACTACACAGTCATATTTGTTGGCTCTGAAGCAGGAGTAGTACTTAAAATCTTGGCAAAAACCAGGCCTTTTTCTTTGAATGACAGCATATTACTGGAAGAGATTGAAGCATATAATCATGCAAAGTAAGTATTACCAGAACATCTAAGCTCTTCATCTAGTCCTTGGTACCTAGCTAAAAAAGATTATGGTAAACTAGCTCATTACAACCAACATCACCACTTGTTTGTCATTTCATCGTGTTCCTCATGTTGAATAACCTGAAAGTATTTGGTCACTTGCCATTTTGCATGGGTTGAATGAATAACCTAATTCCACTCCAGTGACGTCAGTGACACGGTCTAACTCTCCCACAAATACTTCTGAAACGTCAGAAGTACTTGGtgatgttaaaaagaaattatctgtGCTTATCTTGAGGGTTGCTCAAGAGTGGCTGATAGTATAACCTGTATCTGATAATTTAAACTTGCTTATTTCTCGGCACAAAGAATTTGGGAGTGGAAGCATTCCAATTAGACTCTACAGCCATCCAATACAGGATTCCTCCTTTCTCTCATGATACTTATGCTGACTGAGAGAACAAAGgaaatggattttaattttttttttcctacatagTTCAGTGAACTTCTCACCTAGCTGTTAGCAGGAGCCAGAAGCCAGCATTTGATAGCTCAGAGGTTTGTTTAGCAATGTCTCAGCAAAGAGTAGTAGGTTACATTTATGTATGTGAAAAGTTTCTGTTCTGTAGCTACACagacaataaataaaatgtttactGCACAAAGTACTACAGTCACTAACGCAGTGGCCTGCCCTTGTTTTTGCTGACTAGGTGTAATGCAGAAAGCGAGGAGGACAGAAGAGTCATTTCCCTCCAGCTGGACAGAGACCACCATGCTCTGTTCGTGGCATTCTCCAGCTGCATCGTTAGAATTCCCCTGAGTCGGTGTGAGCGTCACGGGTCATGTAAAAAGTACGGCTCCATTCCTGAACCCGCCCTTAAAGCAAGGGCACCAACATTTCCTAGGAAGGAAGTAAAAAATGCAtgattttctggggtttttctcTTGCAAGGGCATGTATTGCTTCACGGGACCCGTACTGTGGCTGGTTAGACCATGAGGCGTGTGGAAGAGTGACACCAGGCATGCTGTAAGTACTCCTTTTCAAGTTAGCCCAGCATCTCTAAATATGCTTTACACAAGCTCATGCCCTGTGCCTCTTCCCTTGCACACAGTTATTAAATCTCTggttttttaaagatttttttcagtgcacTGTATATGTAAGAGAACAGAATGCTAAGTCTGGCCTAATTCTGGAATCTCTGGGTGGAGACTTGCTTTCAGTGGGAGTTCTAGATGTGTAGGAGGACAGGCACACCTGTAGGAAGCAGGAGGGCAAGCAATTGCAGCATGCAAACCTGAGCAGCTCCAAGAGGACAGGACACAGTATCTCCTCCCAGGCATGCTCATGGTCAGGGCACAGGCAATTGCAAATATGAAAGCACTGGATTCACAGTGGGAAGAGCAAGGTTGTGCCTCTGTAGTGGAGCTAGGGTGTTATATATGCATACCAAAGGCATTTTGCACAAATGAAGTCTGTAATATATGGTGCACTAGCAGCTGTATCTTAAAAAGAGGCCTTTGTAGCAGGCCAGTGCAAACATTAACTGGTATAATTGGATGGTTGTATCTAAACCCAAGAACATGCCCAATGGAGAAGACATGATATAGTTGTTAGAAAAtgggattatttttcttctatttcctgGCATAAGCACACAGAGATAGTTTTAAAGCTGGACTATCCTGTACATTTTGTACAATCCTTTGGGCCATATACTGGCTGTTGTGTATGTTTCCATCTGctgcttccagaaaaaaaaaaatctccatttgtATCCTTACTAATACTGTTAATTGCAGGTTCTCTTTGTTTGTTTCATACAACCACAGCACTGGAGGATATGTGCAAGATGTCGAATACGGCAACACAGCACAGCTTGGGGACTGCCATGGTAAGGCACAgtcactgctgctcctttggAATGTCTCACCATGGTCTGTGGCCACACCTCACTGTGGATGTTAAATTTCTGATGAGCTTTTCAGTAACATGATGAACACATCACCTGGTGTGACTGTGAATGTTCACAAAGCTGAGCTTTTTAGTCCTGGGTGGCAgtgtttttgtctttccttcacCAGTTTACAGCTATTTGGGGTCTACAGCAAAGTattgaagaatttattttttgtaaccagtggtattttagtttttattttccattactCAGGTTTGAgatcttttgctttctttttgttactttttactGATTACTTGTTCCTTTAATTCTTTTAGAAATTTTGCCTACTACAGCTACACCAGATTACAAAATATTTGGCGACCCAACATCtggttagtttttttttaatttttttgaattaATGACCTTTACTTTCCTTCAGTTCAGCATTCTCagcccttttttccctccttttgcaCAGTTGGCAATCCTCCATTTTTGTGCTTTTACTCATGTTCCCACTGATGGTAAAGATAGTCAGACTCTTCTCACTCAGCACTTCACCCTGTGTAGCCGCATGTTAACAGCTCATTATTTATTGAGACATCTTTTATTAAAGAGCCTGATTAACATAGATGACATCTTCACTGCACGAAGTCCACTAAGCTTTACTCTTGATCCCCAGCCATGCGTTTGTGAATGCCCCTCTTGGTCATCTCTAGTCGATGAATGGCAGAACTTCATCATCCTCCTCCTtacctctccttttctcttttccttctttcccagcaAGCTTTTAGCacaaatacacattttctaaaatgtgtatttctttatttttgaaatgcttCAAGTAGTTAATGctaatgggaaaaaatttaaCATCACGAACTGTGTAGCTGAATGAGAAATTGTGTAGACAAAAGTGGCTTAGAAAAAATGCTGTGCATTGTTGTCAGATGGACTTTTGCATCCTTTTCTCCTCCAGTGATTTTTCTAATAAAGTGTTTACCACCAGCCCCTGGTGTTCAGGGACACCCAGTGCTCTTCTGTTGAACTCAAGAGCAGAACCTGTGTTGACTTCAACAGGAGCAAGACTCAGGCCTTACTTTCCAGTCTTTGCTTTTGGAACTTGGGTCTTTGCTTTCAAACCAAAGGCACATTTCTGACTGACaaataggaaaataatctgTTTGTATGTTAAATTTTTAAGAGTGCAACAAGAACATTatttgtggtttggtttctgACATTTTCACTTCTGTAACTTGACAAGAAGTAACATTCGAgtcaaatattttccagatcTATTTACCCACAATGCAAGTTAGACTCActtaaggaaacaaaacaaaactgtcaCACAGAAATGCTGCCTGGCTTTATGAGTGTTTATCAACTGAATTTTCGAAGTGATATTTTATGGCACAGATACAACTGAACCTTATTTTCAAGTCCTGAATGAGTGtgcttttgaaatacatttctcaAGTCTGATCTCAAGCCATAGACTTTCCTGCCTAAACCTACTGGGATGGTGAACACAAAATACTCAAGGGTGCAAATGAGACTGGACTGAAAACCCAATTTTATGAGTTTCCTCCTCTGTGCATTTTCATGTAGGCTGTGGTGGGTCTGTTCAGCAAACATATTACAGAGGAGCCAGAATCTCTGCAGGATTGTTCCTTAGGAGCCATTACGAAATAGGGgttaaaaacattcattttatcCCCACCTGCAGAAATGGCTCATTCAGCAGTTCCTGGTATACCATAATAGCAGTAATGGAGCTGATCTGGTTTCTCAGGCATAACCTGTCATGAGTGTGCATTGTTCCAAgtaacttcttttcttttgaagatgtTTAAAAGGCAGCCAAGTATGTTGTCTCCAGTGAAGAATATAGCAATTAAGTTGACTAAGTTGTGCTTTTCACCCCCACAGTTGCTTACTTTAACTTTTGCACTGCTTTCACAGTTGACTTCTCTGGCTTTTTGGCTAGCAGCTGTTGAAGTGTAAATGTACTATTTTCATACTTCCAGTTTTGAAGTAATTGATTTTAATCAGCCATTTGTACTTCTGCAGcgtgtggggggggggggtcacatTTTGCTCTGACATGTAACTCCCATAAAATACTGTGTCCAGCTATAGCTTAGATGTGCCATGAAACACattaataaaaatctgtttgcCACCACAGACATGGAGTTCTCCTCAGCTTCCATTACCACAATGGCAAGTATCCCAGTTATATCACCTAAAGTGATTGGTTCCTGGAAACCTAAAGTGACTGGCTCTCGGAAATTTGTAGTTCAAGATGACCCAAACACTTCTGATTATTCTGATCCATTATCAGGTGTCCCAAAGGGTAAGGCCTTACCAGGGAATACATTGCAGCTGAATGGAAACCTGATAGTCTCAGCATTGTCTAAGGCTTAAGTTAAATGTAACAGCTATGATTGTTGGGCTCTATTTTACACCCATTTCCTGTGAATATGCAGACAGTGCAATCATGTTTTTCATACCTACTTATCCCATGGACAAAGTGCTGCTTAGAGCTTATAATGGGAAACACAGATACTACACTCAGCTTTTTAATCCTGGAGTGGTCCAAAACTCCCATTGAAATCAATGGCAGTTCtggatacattaaaaaaattactttccacACCTCTGTTAAATCTTAAACTGTTTAAACAGTAACTTAAACACTGGCTTAGACTGTTAGTCCTCATGAATGGTTGcttatgttttgggtttttttcatttgggttGGGGGTGATGGCAGTAAAACAGAACACAAAGCAGAGCTCCATGAGATATCCATGTGTTAAATGGGGCCTATCCCAACCTCTGCTTGCCTAGAATATCGTCTTGATCAAGGGTTAGAGTAAAAAAGTGCTCTTTAATTTTCATCCTCTGGATATGAGCATCAGTTTAGAGATGATCTCAGTACATAGTGAGACATCCAGAGGTTTTAAGCTGAACACAAGAAACCTATTCTGCCTGTAGTTCATCTTTCTCTAGACATTCTTTCAGCTAAGTGAGCCTTTGATTAGGCTCTTATGGCAACTGAGACTTTAATTCAATAGGACTACTGCAGTCAACCTCAGGATTGAGAAGCTTCCAATCCCCTAACCAAAGCTTAACCCAAGTCTCTCTCAGTGCATAGCACAGCAAGGTGACAGACATGTTTGCACAATTCTGTATTTACTGAAAAAATCTCACCAGCCAAAAaccatttctgttttattaccATTCACCAAAACATATCAGGTTTCCTATCAGCCATTATGGCCGTGCATTTGTCATTTTAATTTGTTgcagttattttctgtttgctttaagTTTTTATTATCATCTGCTCTTGGTTCTCAGTCACATTTTGTGTCATAGCTATTTAGTGAACTTTACTCATGtttttgttctgcttctgcACAGTGCCATTAAATCCTGTAACCCTGAACATTAACAAGATTCAAAGGCCTTGCCTCTAACAAAAAGTGGCTCTGTTCCTTCCCTCTTGCTCTTTCATTTTAACATCTCTTGGGATAGCAACAGAATTACTTTCATTAAAAACTAACATTGTCTTAGCTGCAAGATGTCTGTGgttgctttaaaaaatctaaaaaaaaatcaaagggagCTAGTTAAtacccaaataaaaaaattaatcaaatattAAATTTCTTGGTCTAAGCGAAAAAGTTTCTAAGTTTTAACATTCTCTAATAATTTAACCTAAGTTGTTTTTATAATGTTATGCAAGTATTTATGTTTGTTAttggtaaaaaataaaaaacagtgcTCTAGCAGGATCATATTATCTTCAAACTTGGACATGTATAATGAGTACAGGTGTGCCACTCCAGGACTAGCAGCCTGGGAGTGGAGGAGTTTACAAGTTTTCTACTGTATTCCATTAGCGTGGCTGTAACAATGCAGTATATATGTTATACATTTTTACACAACATTTGCATAATCTTGTCTCTCCTTTGATACTGATTTATGAGTTGGGCAGGAAAGTGAGAGAGAAATCCATCCATGAGTTATTAATTGCTGTCTGGCCAGTAGGACCTTCTAACCTcaattttccagcagaaatcatTAATGTTAATAACATAAGGCCCCTATTTGTGAGCCTTAAAAGAAATTTGGGGACAGGCTAAACAAAACATAATATAAGGAGAGGAGCTGCGACAAGCATTCCTCATTATCAGAGAAAATGGACAGTCTTCATTTAGTCTTGTTGGTGCACACACagtcattttataatttctataaaattatttgcattcaCCAGTGGAGTAGATTGCAGGATCCTACTGAGTTACACCAACACCACAGCCAGAGCACTTAAAAACACTGAATAGACACTTCCATGAGGAAGGGTGCCTTCTTCTGAAATGTGTCAGTATGAAATACCTGTGGATTTATGATCTCCTGCCTGTCTTTTTGCAGGTGTGAGGTGGGAAGTACAATCAGGAGAGTCCAACCAAATGGTACATATGAATGTCCTAATCACTTGTGTCTTTGCCGCTTTTGTCCTGGGAGCCTTTATTGCGGGAGTGGCCGTTTACTGTTACCGGGATATATTTGTGCGAAAGTCCAGGAAAATCCACAAAGATGCAGAATCGGCTCAGTCCTGCACTGACTCCAGTGGGAGCTTTGCCAAATTGAATGGGCTGTTTGACAGTCCTGTCAAGGAGTATCAGCAGAACATTGATTCACCCAAACTGTACACAAACCTGCTGACCAGCAGAAAGGAATTGCCTCCAAACGGTGATACCAAGTCCATGATGATGGACCACAGGGGACAGCCTCCAGAATTAGCTGCACTTCCAACTCCAGAATCTACTCCAGTTCTTCAACAAAAGACTCTGCAGGCTATGAAAAGTCAGTCGGACAAAGCGCATGGTAACCTCAATGCTTCACGAAAGGAAGCCCCACTAAAAAGCCCTcagttttttccttctagtCCTCCACCCCACTCTCCTCTAAGTCATGGACATATTCCCAGTGCTATTGTTCTTCCCAATGCTACCCATGACTACAACACATCTTTCTCAAATTCTAATGCGCACAAGGCAGACAAAAAGATGCAACATATTGATCATCCACTTACAAAATCATCCAGCAAAAGAGACCACAGGAGATCTGTTGATTCCAGGAACACCCTGAATGATTTTCTGAAACACTTAAATGAAACTACTAATAATCCCAAAGCAATTATGGGAGATATTCAAGTGGCCCACCAGACTTTAATGCTGGATCCAATGGGCAATATGTCTGAGATCCCACCTAAGGTTCCCAACAGGGAGGCATCTTTATACTCTCCTCCATCGACTCTGCCGAGAAACAGTCCCACAAAACGAGTGGATGTTCCCACCACTCCTGCAGTACCAATGACCTCTTTGGAAAGGCAGAGGGGTTATCacaaaaattcttcacagaggCACTCAATATCTGCCCTTCCTAAAAATTTGAACTCACCAAATGGTGTTTTGTTATCCAGACAGCCAAGTATTAATCGTGGGGGGTACATGGCTCCCACGGCAGGCACTAAGATGGACTACATGCAAGGGACGCCTGTCACCGTTCACCTCCAGCCTTCCTTGTCTAGGCAAAGCAGCTACACGAGCAATGGCACCCTGCCTCGCACAGGAATAAAGAGGACACCCTCCCTAAAACCCGACGTGCCACCGAAACCCTCATTCGTCCCTCAGACAACATCAGTCAGACCACTGAACAAATACAGCTACTAGGACATGTCTGTGCTAAAACGAGTGTGGCACTGACCTGTACAGGTTGTGAAATGATGTTGTGGTAGACACATAAGGCAGAGACTTGCTTGTTACTAAGGAGAACAAAGTGGCCAAAGAAACTGTCTTTACTTGAGCAACATCGGTGTCTTGCCACATGTAGCTGTAGCAAGACTTCGTGTACTTGCTACgagcaaacacaaaaaaaaaacaaaggaaagtgCTGGtcattacatttcttttgtttggagCTAAGGAGACATGTAGCACAATGGGGTGGGGGCTACGTTACTGTTCTAAATAGCTAAACAACAGTTGTTGGGAAAAAATCAGTAAGCAAATACTTGAAAAAATGGGTTCCATTTTAGACTGCCATTAAGTGTGGTCATTCCCATTAAATGTGAACATTTTACTATGTATGCATTCACCTTGCCTCTTGCACAAATGTCAGAAAACGGTAATGTCTCAATGAATAGCTGGGTTAATAATCAATTTGCTGGAATTAAGTCTCTGGCCCAACTgtagcattatttttttctctccatgtgTGTGGCATTTTGTTTTTGCCACAGATAAAGCTGTGCGTGTGTttggatgtgtgtgtgtactgTACACACTAGGATGTACTTAGATTCCCATTGCATCTTTTATGCTATGGAATTGTTTACATTGAGCATGACTGAACAAACAGATCACTCTGCCTTCTGCAGCCCGCTGGGCTCAAGCTCGGAGCCAGCTATGGATGAACTGCGCATCTCTGACAGCCTTCTGAGGGGAACGCCTGGATGAAAGTCACCCAGTCAAAGAGTGCAGATATGTTTAATTCTTCATAACTGTTATGCTGCTATTGATTCAGAGCTGTGCATTTCAAATCTAGTGTTTTGGGCTGGAACGGGGGAGTTTTACTGTGTTTCCACAGTGCCTCCATCCAAAACCTGGCCACTGTGAACTTGAGCCCCTGTACTTCTTACTGAGGGCAGCTAATAGTCAGTTCGCTTGGCAAATGCCTGTGTAACTGGAGAAGGTCACGTTTTTGTTGCATTTAATAACGCCCTACACACTGATAGACTCTTGtcaataaaaaaggagaaacattaATTGGCCTGGCAGAAGCAGTCTGTGAAAACTCAACAGTAGTGCAATcaatttgtttttgttgtgtaaagtaaggtttgtttttttccaaagtcaTGCAGGTAATGACAATATTCTGTAAATATTATGTGTGAGTTTACCTGAATCTGTGCATTTTGTGCCTTATTCATGCAAATGATaaaagtactaaaaaaaaaaaattaaatctgtcaAGTGTTCTCACCATAGCACATATCTCCCGAGTGCCAGTTGTAAAACCTCTCAACAGCacccgaaaaaaaaaaaaagataaaacgCAAGAATAATTAATGGTAACTAAAGGCAGCCTACAATCCAAGAAGACAGCAGCATTAAATCACCTTACCATGATAAACATTCCACTCCAGCTCTCTGAAGGATCAAACAGTTATAATGTGAAATCAAATGAGGTTTCTAGGGTAATGGAACACCTGCTAAAGTTGTGTAAGCTATTTAGTAGGGTTTACAGTATCCACTTGCAGCTGATGTTCAACACAGATGGCTATTTTAGCTTGCAAACTACACACTACCACATTGTTTATTGAACATAACTATAGAAATAACCATGGCAGAGGAATATTCATGAATTAGTGGGACAAATAACTGCAACGGGTTTCAGAGACGGTGGAGATTTATATTATGTGttcaaaggagagaaaaggttAGTCACTAAAAACTGGATCTCTGTTACAGAACAAAGAATAAAGGATAGAAGTagtcatttttttcttgtaaggCTGTAAGGGACATTTATTTCCTGAGACCTCTGGATCCAAAAATCAATGATCTTTCTTCCTAAACACTTCTGTCTTGCAACTAAAACACTACAGATTAATAACTATTAAAATGTACTCAGTTGTCAGAAGACACAAACTGATCCGAATTCACTTTACAAATATTAATACAGACTTGTGTGACCCGGAAGATAAATGTATGTGAACCCTGATAACCTCCTGTAACATTGTGCTGCCTTGTAGATGGTAATGTGAGTTCTCTCAGTATTTATGTTGAAATTTCTAACATTCAACCTAGTCCTTATTCtgttaatttaataataaaagatGCTTTATCCATTTGTGCAAAGGTAAACGCAGATTGTATCTTTTTTAATGGTACGGCATAAAAAAAGTAACCCTTAAATGAAGCTGCTCTATTACTATAGAGTACTTTAACATGTATAGATATCTTGTAAACTTGTATTGTGGATGTGTAAATAATACGTTCTTTGGGTTTTTAACACCGCATGTaaagtcaaaataaaatattcccatGTACTGAGTGTGTAATTTCATTATTAGTGCAGATGTGTTATAGGATTACTGTAGGGGAAAATCTCTGCTtgccttcagcagctctgcGAGGAGGGCGCGGAGCCCTCGGCCACTCCCTGGCCTGCAGGACTTGCAGAGGTGGGGTGACACACCAGGGTCCTGTGTGtcctctccagccacactgAGCTCTGTGCCCCTGGGGCAGAGTCTGGGTCTTTCAGTGACTTTCAGCCTCCTGAGGCAAATACAAAAATCAGAGTAACCAGCATGTGGTGGCAGAGCTCAGTACAGAATCGGGGCTGCCCACACAACACCAACACCATGTGCTGAAGCTGATCCCTGGAGCTCCATCCAGGTTTCAGCTGGGCTCTAGTTCCTGCAAACCTTTCTTATTAAGGTcaaaaaaataccaattttGTGCAAATACGGTACAGTTTTGAAAGAAGGTAGTGTGTTCCTTCTACAATGTAGATTACAAAAGATAAAGCTAATTCCTGGCTAAATTAATTACTCACATAGCAGGACATTCCTAAATACTTATTAATGCTTAATAATTGAAACTCACATTTCAGGCAGTTAAAGCCCAACAGAAAAATAGATGCTGTATATTTCATATGTGCCAACATTccacacaattttaaaataatcaaggTAATTTAGTatcagaaaacaaatataacagtcttttaattaaaagttgaTTTTAGATCGTGGATATAAACGATTTTTTACAAGATTATGCTGTCAAGGTATTAATCATTTGAAATTGCTGTGCATGTTATAACACTACAATGGCACCTACTTGtatcttacaaaaaaaaattctgaaggaaaaagacaTATGGTGCTTAAAAAGTTCCAAAGCTATAATGGCTCAATATATATTTTCTAGTACcagaatttctatttttttattagtatGGGGTTTTCTTCATTGGATGTCTTTATATATTAAATGAAGCATCAAACACATACAGCTCTCACAACATGCTACTTTCCCACTTTAAAATTAACTCTGCCTTTGACACCAGTGTCAGCCAGTGTGGCTAAAAGCTTTCCCTCCGGAGGGGCTGTGCCTACCTGAGTCATCTTCAGCCAGGCATTAAAGGTCATCATGAGAAAATTACAAATAGCTGTTTTAGTGATGTGTAAATGTGCATCTGCAGCACAAACCCAGGGATAttttttgttcagaaaatgCCT
This window harbors:
- the SEMA6D gene encoding semaphorin-6D isoform X7; the encoded protein is MRLPVLCALVTLLSLSRCRAVSFPEDEDPINVVDYHYSRQYPVFRGRPSGNESQHRLDFQLMLKIRDTLYITGRDQVYTVNLNEVPKSEVIPSKKLTWRSKQQDRENCAMKGKHKDECHNFIKVFVPRNDEMVFVCGTNAFNPMCRYYRLNTLEYDGEEISGLARCPFDARQTNVALFADGKLYSATVADFLASDAVIYRSMGDGSALRTIKYDSKWIKEPHFLHAIEYGNYVYFFFREIAVEHNTLGKAVYSRVARICKNDMGGSQRVLEKHWTSFLKARLNCSVPGDSFFYFDVLQSITDIIEINGVPTVVGVFTTQLNSIPGSAVCAFSMDDIEKVFKGRFKEQKTPDSVWTAVPEDKVPKPRPGCCAKHGLAEAYKTSIDFPDETLSFIKSHPLMDSAVPSVTEEPWFTKTRVRYRLTAIAVDHAAGPYQNYTVIFVGSEAGVVLKILAKTRPFSLNDSILLEEIEAYNHAKCNAESEEDRRVISLQLDRDHHALFVAFSSCIVRIPLSRCERHGSCKKACIASRDPYCGWLDHEACGRVTPGMLTGGYVQDVEYGNTAQLGDCHGVRWEVQSGESNQMVHMNVLITCVFAAFVLGAFIAGVAVYCYRDIFVRKSRKIHKDAESAQSCTDSSGSFAKLNGLFDSPVKEYQQNIDSPKLYTNLLTSRKELPPNGDTKSMMMDHRGQPPELAALPTPESTPVLQQKTLQAMKSQSDKAHGNLNASRKEAPLKSPQFFPSSPPPHSPLSHGHIPSAIVLPNATHDYNTSFSNSNAHKADKKMQHIDHPLTKSSSKRDHRRSVDSRNTLNDFLKHLNETTNNPKAIMGDIQVAHQTLMLDPMGNMSEIPPKVPNREASLYSPPSTLPRNSPTKRVDVPTTPAVPMTSLERQRGYHKNSSQRHSISALPKNLNSPNGVLLSRQPSINRGGYMAPTAGTKMDYMQGTPVTVHLQPSLSRQSSYTSNGTLPRTGIKRTPSLKPDVPPKPSFVPQTTSVRPLNKYSY